The following DNA comes from Mycolicibacterium lutetiense.
CAGGGCAAGACGCGGCTGTTGCGGGCGTTGACGGGGCTGCTCGACGAGTGGACGCCGGTGATCGCCGGGTCGGAGTTGGGCGAGCATCCGTACAGCCCGATCACGCCGGAGTCGATCCGCCGGGCCGCCGATTCCGGCGACGATCTGCCGATCGAGTGGCGACACCGCAGTGAGCGCTATACCGAGAAGCTGGCCACCCCCGACACCAGCGTGGCCGATCTCGTCGGCGACATCGATCCGATCAAGGTGGCCGAAGGGCGCAGCCTGGGCGACCCGGAAACGATCGCCTACGGGCTGATCCCGCGGGCACACCGCGGCATCGTGGCCGTCAACGAGCTGCCGGACCTGGCCGAGCGGATCCAGGTGTCGATGCTCAACGTGATGGAGGAGCGTGACATTCAGGTCCGCGGCTACACGTTGCGGCTGCCGCTCGACGTCCTCGTCGTCGCGAGCGCCAATCCCGAGGACTACACGAACCGCGGCCGGATCATCACCCCGCTCAAGGACAGGTTCGGCGCGGAGATCCGCACGCACTACCCGTTGGAGATCGACGACGAGGTCGGGGTGATCCGCCAGGAAGCCCAGTTGGCCGCGGAGGTCCCGGAGTACCTGATCGGTGTGCTGGCCCGGTTTGCCCGCAATCTGCGTGAATCGAGCTCGATCGATCAGCGTTCCGGTGTGTCGGCCCGGTTCGCGATCGCTGCCGCCGAGACGGTGGCGGCCTCGGCGCGGCACCGCTCCGCCATTCTCGGTGAGGACGATCCGGTGGCTCGGGTGGTTGATCTGGCCACTGTGGTCGACGTGCTGCGCGGCAAGTTGGAGTTCGAGAGCGGCGAGGAGGGACGTGAGCAGGCGGTACTGGAGCATCTGCTGCGACGTGCCACCGCCGACACCGCACAACGACTGCTGGGCGGCATCGATGTCGCCCCGTTGGTGGCCGCGGTCGAGGAGGGTTCTCCGGTGACCACCGGCGAGCGGGTATCGGCCAAGGACGTCCTGGCCGCGCTGCCGGATCTGGCCGTGGTCGACGCGCTCGCCGCCCGGGTGGGCGCGGTGTCGGTCGGTCAGCGGGCCGCGGCCGTCGAATTGGCCTTGGAGGCGCTGTATCTGGCCAAGCGTGTGGACAAGGTGACGGGGGAGGGCGAGACGGTCTATGGCTGATCCCGGTCGGGCTCACGGGCACACCTCGCGGTATTCGCGGTACACCGGAGGCCCCGACCCGCTGGCACCGCCGATCGATCTGCGCGACGCGCTCGAGCAGATCGGTCAGAACGTCATGGAGGGCAGCTCGCCGCGCCGCGCCCTCTCTGAGCTGATGCGTCGCGGCACCGAGGGGATGCGCGGCACCGACCGGCTGGCGGCCGAGGCCAACCGGAAACGCCGGGAATTGTTGCAGCGGCACAACCTTGACGGCACGTTGCAGGAGATCAAGAAGCTGCTCGACGAGGCCGTGCTGGCCGAGCGCAAGGAGCTGGCCCGTGCCCTCGACGACGATGCTCGGTTCGGCGAACTGCAGATGGAGGCGCTCTCGCCGTCCCCGGCCAAGGCCGTGCAGGAGCTGGCCGACTACGACTGGCGCAGCCCCGAGGCGCGGCAGAAGTACGAGCAGATCAAGGATCTGCTGGGCCGCGAGATGCTGGATCAGCGTTTCGCCGGGATGAAGGAGGCGTTGGAGAACGCCACCGACGAGGACCGGCAGCGGGTCAACGACATGCTCGATGACCTCAACGAGCTGCTGGACAAGCACGCCCAGGGGAATGACTCGCCTGAGGACTTCCAGAATTTCATGGACAAGCACGGCGAATTCTTCCCGGAGGGCCCGCAGAACATCGACGAGCTGCTGGACTCGTTGGCCAAGCGGGCGGCTGCCGCGCAGCGGTTCCGCAACAGCCTGTCGGCCGAGCAGCGTGCCGAGCTGGATTCCCTGGCGCAGCAGGCTTTTGGTTCGCCATCGTTGATGAATGCGCTGGATCGACTCGACTCGCACCTGCAGGCCGCCCGACCCGGCGAGGACTGGACCGGTTCGGAACGATTCTCCGGTGGCGACCCGCTGGGCATGGGCGAGGGGGCCCAGGCGCTGTCCGACATCGCCGAGTTGGAGCAGCTGGCCGACGCGTTGTCGCAGAGCTACTCCGGGGCGTCGATGGACGACGTCGACCTCGAGTCGTTGGCCCGCCAGCTCGGCGACGACGCCGCGATCGACGCCCGCACCCTGTCCGAGCTGGAGAAGGCCCTGGTCAATCAGGGTTTCATCGACCGCGGCTCCGACGGGCAGTGGCGGCTGTCGCCCAAGGCCATGCGTCAGCTCGGCCAGACCGCATTGCGTGATGTGGCGCAACAGCTTTCGGGTCGACATGGGGAGCGGGACACCCGTCGGGCCGGCGCGGCCGGGGAGTTGACCGGGGCGACCCGGCCCTGGCAGTTCGGCGATACCGAGCCGTGGAATGTCACCCGCACGGTCACCAATGCGGTGCTGCGCCAGGCCGGTACCGGGATCGTCGAGCGGCCCATCCGGTTCGCGGTCGAGGATGTGGAGATCTCCGAAACCGAGACCCGCACCCAGGCCTGCGTGGCGTTGTTGGTGGACACCTCGTTCTCGATGGTGATGGAGAACCGCTGGCTGCCGATGAAGCGCACGGCACTGGCGCTCAACCACCTTGTGAGCACCCGGTTCCGATCAGATGAGTTGCAGATCATCGCCTTTGGCCGGTATGCCCGCACGGTGACCGCGGGTGAGTTGACCGGGCTAGAGGGCGTGTACGAGCAGGGCACCAACCTGCACCACGCGCTGGCCCTGGCGACGCGGCATCTGCGTCGTCATCCCAATGCGCAGCCGGTGGTGCTCGTGGTGACCGACGGTGAGCCCACCGCGCATCTGGAAGATTTCGGGGATGGGGAGGGGTCTTCCGTGTTTTTCGACTACCCCCCGCACCCGCGCACCATTGCCCACACCGTGCGGGGTTTTGACGAGGTGGCCCGCCTCGGCGCGCAGGTGACGATCTTCCGGCTGGGCTCCGACCCCGGCCTGGCCCGCTTCATCGATCAGGTGGCCCGTCGTGTGCAGGGCCGGGTGGTGGTGCCCGACCTCGATGGTCTGGGCGCCGCCGTCGTCGGCGACTACCTGCACTCGCGTCGGCGGTAGTGCGCCCCGAGCGCGACGCACACGTCGTTTGACCGGGCCGCCGACGACGTCTGCGTCGCACTCGGCTCTGAAGCGGGCTCGCGTAGTGTCTGGAACCGATGGGGGTCTCAAAGTGTGGTGCCGGTGTAGTCCTGGTGACGGCCGGGCTGATCCTCAGCGGATGCACCCAGATGACGGATGGCACCGTGACGGCCGGGTTCGATCGGCCTGACGGGTTGTCGGACGCCGCGTCGGGAGAGTCCGGATACAAGGTCCAAACCTGCGAGCAGTTGCACTCGGATGCCTGGATCGAGGTTCCCGGGATCGGATCCGACCAGCCGAGGGTGCGTGTGGCGCAACCGCCGGGATGGGTGCCCGCACCTGAGTTCGCCAAGGGCCCAGTCAAATTGGTGCTGCGCAATGAATCCCTCAGCGACGGAGTTTCGAATCCGGCCGTCTCGGTGTCGATCGGAGATGCGACGGATGGGGACCGGTCGCCCGAGGACCTGCTGACTGAGACCATCAAGGGCTTCCAAGCTGTCGGCGCCGAGAACATCACCCAGGTGCCGTCCGAGATCTGTGGATTCCCGGCGTTGATGGTCAACTACACGACCCCGCCCGACGACCAGATCAGCAAGACAAGCTACGTGACCGCCGTGTCGGTGATGGTGCCGCTCGGAGCGAAGTTCTGGAACATTGTGGCGCTGGCACAGAGCACGGCGCCCAATAACCCCACCTTCATGGCTGACGCGCAGGTGATGCTGGCGGGGTTGCGGATCGCGATGCCGCGCTGATCCAGGCGGCCTAGGAATTGCGCGGCCCGGGTGGATTTCGGGCCAATTCTTCTATCGGCACCCGACGACCGAAGTTAATTGCGTTTGCAAGGGTGTAGCTGTCGGGTCCAATTCATTTGAAAATGAAATCAATTGGCGGTGCTCCGAGTATTCGGTTGCCAGTGATATGCATTGTGTTCGTGATCCTTCAAGATCAATTCCGAACCGTGAGCTACCCGCCTGAACTGGGGTGATCGGTCGCAAGGTCGGCAATCGGCCACTGATTCCGTTACGACGATATTGTGCCGCTACATTCGGAGGCGCTCCGGCGGGATTGTGGCGACTTCGGCTGCGGTATTGGTTAGTCATTGATGGGTTGATATCGGTTGCAGGAGGGCAAGTCGAGCCTTAGCATTCACAGGAGTTTCTAAGTCGCCGCCGGAGCAGGAGCGGATTCTCGGAAACGGCCGTTCGTCCTCTAGATAAGGGGCTAGCTACATGGCTGTACGTCCGCTTGTCACCACTGCTGCTGCAGTCCTGAGTGCAGGCGCGATAGTTGCCGCGACTCCGGCCCTGTTCGTCCCTCGTGATCAGATCACCGTCGCCGCCCCGACTGCCGCGATCGCCCCGGCCACGTTGACCCAGGAGCAGATCAATCTGCTCGCACTGTCGTTGCAGGGGGCGTGGCAATCATTCACCCAGGGTTATGGCGGTCTCTGGTTCCCGGGCCAACGCCCCAAGCCCGCCGCGGCAATCGACCAGGGCGGGTTTCTCTTCGACGCGAACGACACCCCGCTCTACAACGCAGACGGGACCCGCGCCACGACGGCCGATCTCGAACCGGGCGCTCAGTACTACAACGTGAACAACCAGCCCGTCTACGAGCTCGACGCGGACGGCCAGATCGCCCTGGAGGACGATCCCGGCAATTGCGCCGCCCCCGGAGCCGTATGCCAAAAGGGCTTCACCGGTCTGGCGTACTACCTCAGCGACAACATCTTGCCTCTGGGCGATGTGGACAACATCTTCTTCGAGGGCGGCTTCACCGAGCTGGCCCATCAAGCCATCCGCACGGTTGCTCTGGTCATCGATGCGGTCGATCCGACCGGCCGGCTGGATCTGACCAAGCGCGTCGATGATTTCTTCGAGGGTGGTGCCACGCAACTCGTCGGCAACCTGCTGCTCGACAACCTTCCTCAGGACGGCTATGCCTACGGCCTGACCAACTCCTTCTTCTTCGGTTACGGCACCAACTCCGGCATCTACGCCGCGTTCACCTACGTGGTGGACGCCATCGTGCAGGGCACGCCGACACCCAACCCGAACCTGATCAATCCGCTCGACTCCGGCCCGTCCACCTTCTCGACACAGGAGCAGAGCAACAGCGACACCATGGTGCTGGCCCAGAAGGCGACCGACCCGACCTCCACCAGCCTGCCGGGGCCCGCGTCGCTGCTGAAGCTGTCGACGCAGTCGCCGTTCAAGAATCTGGTGAAGTTGCCTTTCAAAGCACCCGCTGTCGACGAGAGCAACCTCGTCAAAAATCTTGACGTGATCGAACAGGACGTGGACCAGGGCATCGGGAACCCGGTCGAAGGTGGTACCGGCGCCATCCCTCTGGGCATCAAGCTGCCGGCGGCGCCGGAAGCCCCGACGTTCGAGGCCCCTGAGGCCCCCAAGATTCCCGAGTTCAAGGCACCGGAGTTGAAGTTGCCTGAGTTCAAGGAGCCTGAGGTCAAGCTGCCCGAGGTGAAGGTTCCCGAGGTCAAGCTGCCGGAGATCAAGGTGCCGCAGCCGAAGGCGCCCGAGGTCACGGTGCCCGAGGTGAAGCCCGACATCACGCCCAAGATCAGGATCACGGTCAAGGACAAAGAACCCGCGACGGAAGACGGGCCGGCGACGGGTACCGACACCAAGAACGGCAACAAGTCCACCCCACCCATCCTCTTCGGCGACGGCAAGCCGAAAGGGGAGTCCAACGGCAGCAAGTTCCTGAAGAAGCTGGGCGAGGCCGTCAAGAATGCCACCGGCTCCGATCATGACAAGGGAACCGACAGCGGCGACAAGTAGACAACTGCCCGCATGATTCCCCGTGCGGGCATCATGCGCCCGGCCTAGGGCCACGAGTGGTTGCGCGAGTGTGCCGGGTCGGTACATCCGGTGGATACGCCACGGATTCCGTAGGCGATAACCCGCATATTTGTGCCCGCTAGTGCCTCGGCGACGGTATTCGAAGGTAGCTGGATGTGAGTCGTTCGGGAACGTCGCGTTCGGCATCGAAATATTTTTCGGACTCGTCCCGCAAAGAACCGCGTTGCGGCGGGGCATCAGGGGCTCCGGTCTCGCATAGAGAGAGGTTGCGGGAGGTGGTGACGGGAATTACCCTTCTCAAGGACTTTTAAGTTAGTACCTATATGCCAGGACGGATTCTCAGGAATCCGTCCTGCGCTCGAGATAAGGGGCCTCACCCGCATGGCAGTCCGTCCACTCGTCACCACTGGGGTGGCACTGCTCAGCGCCGGCGCGATTGTTGCCGGAACCCCGGGACTGTTCGTTCCCCGCGACGAGATCACGGTGGCATCGTCCGCTTCGGACGCTCCTGCGCACCGGACCATGACGGCGGAGCAGATCAACCTCGTCGCGCTCTCGCTCGACGGCCTGTTGAATTCATTCAACAACGGCTACGGTGCGCAGTACTACCAGGGCACGGTCACCGCTACTGCCTACGTCAAGAACAGCGAGGGCAAGCTGGTCCGGGCTACCTACGACGAGGACGGCACCGACGTCCTCTACGACGAGGACGGCTACCAACTCTACGGCGCAGATGTCGACGGCTATCTCGTGCCCGTTACGACTGCCAACCTCGACGCAGACGGCAAACCCGTCCAGTTCTACTGGGGCAACGGCAATGCCGCCTGGGAGCATGACCCCGGCAACTGCTCCGCAACCGGCGCGGTGTGCCATGACGGGTTCACCGGTCTGGCCTATTACCTCAGCGACAACATCCTTCCGCTGAACATCCTCGACAACATCTTCTTCGAGGCCGGCGCCAGCGAGTTCGCCTATCTCGGTGCAGTGATCGGCAGCTCGATCGTCGACGGATTCGACCCGACTCAACGCCTCCAGCTGTCGAAGCGGGTGGATGAATTCTTCGCCGGCGGCGCCGCTTACGTGGCCTACAGCATTATCAACGACAACCTGCCGGACAACGCGGTCGGCGAATGGGCCAAGGGGCTCAACGGCACCTTC
Coding sequences within:
- a CDS encoding sigma 54-interacting transcriptional regulator; its protein translation is MTQPKDLPRTVGELRASGHRERGVKAEIRENLLSALAERRDVWPGILGFEDTVIPQLERALIAGHDVVLLGERGQGKTRLLRALTGLLDEWTPVIAGSELGEHPYSPITPESIRRAADSGDDLPIEWRHRSERYTEKLATPDTSVADLVGDIDPIKVAEGRSLGDPETIAYGLIPRAHRGIVAVNELPDLAERIQVSMLNVMEERDIQVRGYTLRLPLDVLVVASANPEDYTNRGRIITPLKDRFGAEIRTHYPLEIDDEVGVIRQEAQLAAEVPEYLIGVLARFARNLRESSSIDQRSGVSARFAIAAAETVAASARHRSAILGEDDPVARVVDLATVVDVLRGKLEFESGEEGREQAVLEHLLRRATADTAQRLLGGIDVAPLVAAVEEGSPVTTGERVSAKDVLAALPDLAVVDALAARVGAVSVGQRAAAVELALEALYLAKRVDKVTGEGETVYG
- a CDS encoding vWA domain-containing protein, whose amino-acid sequence is MADPGRAHGHTSRYSRYTGGPDPLAPPIDLRDALEQIGQNVMEGSSPRRALSELMRRGTEGMRGTDRLAAEANRKRRELLQRHNLDGTLQEIKKLLDEAVLAERKELARALDDDARFGELQMEALSPSPAKAVQELADYDWRSPEARQKYEQIKDLLGREMLDQRFAGMKEALENATDEDRQRVNDMLDDLNELLDKHAQGNDSPEDFQNFMDKHGEFFPEGPQNIDELLDSLAKRAAAAQRFRNSLSAEQRAELDSLAQQAFGSPSLMNALDRLDSHLQAARPGEDWTGSERFSGGDPLGMGEGAQALSDIAELEQLADALSQSYSGASMDDVDLESLARQLGDDAAIDARTLSELEKALVNQGFIDRGSDGQWRLSPKAMRQLGQTALRDVAQQLSGRHGERDTRRAGAAGELTGATRPWQFGDTEPWNVTRTVTNAVLRQAGTGIVERPIRFAVEDVEISETETRTQACVALLVDTSFSMVMENRWLPMKRTALALNHLVSTRFRSDELQIIAFGRYARTVTAGELTGLEGVYEQGTNLHHALALATRHLRRHPNAQPVVLVVTDGEPTAHLEDFGDGEGSSVFFDYPPHPRTIAHTVRGFDEVARLGAQVTIFRLGSDPGLARFIDQVARRVQGRVVVPDLDGLGAAVVGDYLHSRRR